AACTAAAAAAGTTTGCGCAAGAGGATTTTCATATTTATAATATGCAAGAACTCCTTGCGATTGCAAAAGAGCATGATCTATGGGCCAAATCTGATCTACCGAAAATCATGAGCGGGGAAAAGCTGGTGCGACAAAAACCTGGAGTCATGTTTCATGACAATTTTTTGACCTATAAATTTTATATTGATATTGATGAACGCAAAAAAGGTGAAATGCTGTTAATGGGGCATCTGTTTCGGAATTTTCAGCAATTTATACAAAAACTACATTAAGGAGTAAAAGATGGCAGAGAAAAAAAGAGCACAAGAGCAACAAAAAGTAAAAGAAGAGCAAAAAATGCAAAATGAACAAAACGAGTGTGAAGAATTGGAGAAAAAACTCCAAGAGTGTGAAGAGAAGTATTTACGAGTACATGCCGATTTTGAAAATACAAAAAAACGATTAGAAAGAGAAAAAGTTCAGGCAATCGAGTATTCACTCGAAAAATTCGCTCAGGATCTTTTGCCAGCACTTGATAGCCTCGATATGGCACTGGCAGCAGTAAGTCATGATAATCTCAATGCAGAAGAAGCGGTGCAAGAACTCAAAAAGGGGATCGAGCTGACAATCGATCAATTTATCAAAGCTTTCAACAAACATGGAATAGAAGTAATTGAAATCGAAGAGGGTGGAGAATTCAACCCACATCTGCACGAAGCGATTTTGCAAGTAGATGATGCCGAGAAAAAGGCGGGACAAATTGTTCAAGTAATTCAAAAAGGGTACAAATATAAAGAAAGAATTTTGCGCCCTGCAAAGGTGAGCGTTGCAAAAGGCGAAGAGTGAGTGCTACTAAAGTAGCAGAAATCTTTAGTGAACTGAACTATAATTTTCAAAAATAATTATCCAAAGGAGAGAAAATGAGTAAAGTATTAGGAATAGATTTAGGTACAACCAACTCATGTATGGCAATATATGAAGGAAAAGAAGCAAAAGTTATACCAAATAAAGAGGGTAAAAATACTACTCCATCTGTTGTTGCTTTTACAGATAAAGGTGAAATCTTAGTAGGTGATCCTGCAAAACGACAGATGATTACAAACCCAAAAAGAACTATCTATTCAGTTAAACGAATCATGGGTATGATGTGTAATGAAGAGAAAGCCCAAGAAGCGAAAAAAAGACTTCCATACAACATCGTTGATAGAAATGGTGCATGTGCAGTTGATGTTGATGGAAAAGTCTATACTCCACAAGAGATTAGTGCAAAAATCTTGATGAAACTCAAAGAGGATGCTGAAGCGTATCTTGGTCAAGAGATCACAGAAGCTGTTATCACCGTTCCGGCATACTTCAATGACGCACAAAGAAAAGCGACAAAAGAGGCTGGACAGATCGCAGGACTTAATGTATTAAGAATCATCAACGAGCCAACTGCAGCAGCGCTTGCATATGGACTTGATAAAAAAGAGTCTGAAAAGATTGTGGTATATGACCTTGGTGGTGGTACATTCGACGTAACAATTCTTGAGACTGGAGATAATGTTGTTGAAGTATTGGCTACCGGTGGTGATGCATTCTTAGGTGGTGATGATTTTGACAACAGAATCATTGACTGGCTTGTTGATGAATTTAAAAAAGAGACAGGAATCGATCTAAAATCTGATATTATGGCATTGCAACGACTCAAAGAAGCGGCCGAAAATGCGAAAAAAGAGCTCAGCTCAGCAATGGAGACTGAGATCAACTTGCCATTTATCACAGCTGATCAAACTGGTCCAAAACATTTGGTCAAAAAGCTTACACGAGCAAAATTTGAAAGCTTGATTGAAGATTTGGTTGAAAAAACAATTACAATTGCCAACAATGTGCTTAAAGACTCAGGTCTCAGTAAAAATGAAGTAAATGAAGTTGTGCTTGTAGGTGGATCAACAAGAATTCCACTTGTACAACAAAAAGTAAAAGAGTTCTTTGGAAAAGAACCAAACAAATCTGTTAACCCAGACGAGGTTGTAGCAGTTGGTGCAGCGATTCAAGGGGCTGTTATCAAAGGTGATGTAAAAGATGTATTGCTTCTTGATGTTACACCACTCAGTCTTGGTATTGAGACACTTGGTGGTGTTATGACAAAAATTATTGAAAAAGGAACAACGATTCCTGTAAAAAAATCTCAAATCTTCAGTACAGCTGAAGATAATCAGCCTGCAGTGACTATCCATGTATTGCAGGGTGAACGAGAGATGGCAAAAGATAACAAATCTTTGGGTCAATTCACGCTTGAAGGTATTCCACCAGCTCCAAGAGGTGTGCCACAAATTGAAGTTACATTTGATATCGATGCCAATGGTATCTTGACAGTAAGTGCAAAAGATAAAGCGACTGGTAAAGAGCAAAAAATTACTGTTACTGGAACAAGTGGACTCAGCGAAGAAGAGATTCAAAGAATGATTCAAGATGCAGAAGCGCATAAAGAAGAAGATAGAAAACGAAAAGAGCTTGTTGAGACTCGTAACCAAGCAGACGCACTTGCGTATCAAACAGAAAAGAGCCTCAAAGAGGCTGGTGATGCGATTAGTGCAGATGAGAGAGCGCAAATTGAAGCAGCTTTGAATGATTTGAAAAATGTACTCAAAGATGAAAACGCAACAAAAGAGCAGATTGAGGCAAAAGTACAAGCTCTAACACAAGTGAGCCATAAACTTGCTGAAGCGATGTACAAAAAAGAGCAAGGTCAAGCAAGCGGAGCTGAGCAAGGTGGAGCCGAACAGAAAAAAAGTGGTGGAGACGACGACGTCATAGATGCCGAAGTAGAGTAAGGCTCCTCCTTACTCTTCCTTCCTCCAATCCTTCTTCTATTTCCCCCCTTTTAGTTTAACTTAAATAAAAATTTATTATTATAGTACGCAAATGGCCAAAAAGGACTCCTATGGCAAATACTGTTTGTAACAGGCGCTTCTTCGTTTGCAAATCCATCAAATCAAAATTTATCATCAATCTTGTCCTTTCAATAGGCGCTTTTTTAGTCACTATAGGTATCAGTTATTTTATAGCAATCAATGAGATAAAAGATGTGATGAAACAAGATATCAATTCCGTTGCAGATGCTCTTGAAAAAACGATCAATTATATAGCCAAAGTAATGCCAGAAGCTATCAACGATCCAGAGTTTCGAAAGCAGATATATAAGATAAAAATAGGTAAAAGCGGATATGTCTATTTTGTAGATAAAAAAGGGACTTTTGTTGTTCACTTTAAAAAAGAGGGAAAAAATTTTGCGGGACACGATTATGTAGACTATATCCGCACCCATCCACAAGGAGGGATTTATGAGTATGTTTCAGCCGCAACAGGTCAACATAAAATAGCGGCGTTTCGCTATATCAAACCGTGGGGAGTCTGGGTGGTTCCTGGAACGAACAAAGCAGACTACTATGAGCAGCTCAAAAGAAAATTTTTCTATCTGCTTATCATTTTAGGAGGTATAGTTATTGCCGTTTTGATTTTTATCAACTATATTACGGGAACAAGCATTTTACGTCCTGTTGAAAGGCTCGATGAAGTTGCAAAAGATATTGCCGAAGGGGAAGGCGATCTCACCAAACGACTTCCTGAAGAGTCATCCGACGAAATAGGAATTGCGACAATGTATCTTAACAGATTCATTGCCAAAATTGCTCAAACGATACAAAAAACAAAAGATCAGCTTGGTAATGTAGTAGATGTAGCGCAGAATATCGATAAAATATCGACAGATCTTTTAAACAGAGCTATGGAAGAGTCCAAACAGGCCAATGAGAGTGTCCAACTAGCGAATGAGATTAAAGAGAAGAGCCAATACAACGAGGCTATGGCGAAAGAGGCAAGAGAAAAAATACTTGATGCTACGAAGAAGATGGATGAAGTGATGGAAAATATCAATGAAATTTCTAAAACGATCGATGTCACTTCACAAACAGAAGAGAGTATCAACAAAAATTTCGAGATTTTGGAAAAACAGATCAAAGAAGTTGAACATGTAGCAGATATCATTTCTGAAATTGCAGCGCAAACGAATCTCTTAGCACTCAATGCCGCTATTGAAGCTGCAAGGGCTGGAGAGCATGGAAAAGGATTCAGCGTTGTTGCAGATGAGGTAAGAAAGCTGGCAGAGAGGACGCAAAAAGAGTTAGAAATGATTACAAATATCATCAAAAATATTATTGACAGCATCAAAAAATCCCATACATTTATCGATCAAAACTCTAAACATATGAAAAGTCTTGTGCAAAAAAATCAAGTTTCGACAACCATCATACAGCAGCTTTCGCAAAATCTCAATGAAAGTGCGAAAAAGAGTGAAGTCTCCTATGCAAATTCTGTTGAAATTTCTCAAACTATCGAATCTATTGCAGCTAAAATATCCCATTTGGCAGAGCTTTCTGAGAGCAATAAATCCGATATCAATGAGATCGCTTCTTTGGCAAACGAACTGTTGCAGTCAACCAAAGATCTTGAAGCGATGATCAACCATTTTAAAACATGAAAGAGATCCATCCCTTCGAGCCGTTCATCGATAATGAGTCCAAAGTTTTGATTTTGGGCTCATTCCCGAGTTTCGCTTCCTTTGAAAACGGTTTTTACTACGGTCATCTACAAAACCAGTTTTGGAAGATAATTGCAGCCGTTTTTAAGCAAAAGGTTCCAGATACACTTGAAGAGAAAAAGGAGTTTTTAAAAAGACACCATATCGCTTTGTGGGATATGGTGAAAGGGTGTAAAAGAGAAAACTCCTTGGATAGCTCACTCTCTTCTATAGAAGTCAATGACATCGAAAAGATATTGGAAACATATCCAAATATCCAGGCAATCTTTTTTACTGGAAGAAAATCTCAGCAACTTTTTGAAAAACATTTTTCTTTTTTGAATATTCCACGATATTATCTTCCGTCCCCATCGCCTGCATATAGGGCTATGTCATTGGAAGAGAAAGTGCAAAAGTGGAAAAAAATACTCGATTACATCGATGAGGCTGCTTCTGCTAATAAGAAAAAGAGTGCAATCGTAACAAGTGGGAAAAAAACGGGGTAGATTTTGCTTGTTTTTTTGAAGAGATAGATATAGAACCATCCCCATGCGAAAAAGAGTGCCACAATGTGTGCGACAAAAAGGGGAAGATAGACTCTTGCATATTTGCTAAACCCTGTAGCGGAAAGTAAAAAAAGAAGAAGAAAAAGATCGAGTAGAAACTTTCTTTTATCTCCTTCATACTCATTGATTATTTTAATAACGCCAATAATAAAAAGTAGAGCTAATAAAAAGGCAAACTTTGTCATTTCACATACTTTTGGAATCTATTCATGAATTTTTTGATTTTAGGAGCAATAACCATTTGGCAGTATCCTTGTTCTGGATGGGTATTATAGTAGTTTTGATGATACTCCTCTGCTTCATAAAAAGTACCTGGATCTTCTATGGTAGTGACTATTGAGTTATCAAAATAGGGGTTGAGTTTTTGTATCACTTTTTTGGCACTTTCTTTTTGTTCTTCATTTAGGGGAAAAATGACAGAGCGATACTGTGTTCCGATATCGGCGCCTTGTCGATTGAGCTGTGTAGGATCATGCACGGCGAAAAAAATGTGAAGCAGTTCTTCATAACTAATAGATTTTGGATCAAAGTCAATTTTTACAACCTCGGCACATTTGGTTACTCCGGTACATACCTGTTCATATGTTGGGTTTGGCTTTCTACAACCCGCATATCCGCTTGTAACTTTTTTGACCCCTTTGACTCTTTGAAAAATAGCCTCAAGGCACCAAAAGCATCCTCCACCAAGTATCGCACTCTCACTCATCGATAACCTTTAGGATAGAATCGCACGAATTGCTTTGAGAAAAACATTTTGCACGGTCACAAAGCATGAATCCCTCCATCTCCTCCTCTTTTACAAGAACAAAAGGGTATTTGACAAAGTCGATGGATCCAATGCACTGGATAAGATTTTTTTCATTTGCCTTGATGACGCGATCTTGATAGACAAATCGCAAGATATCTTCGACAAATTTCGCCGACCAAGGAAGATACTTGTAGATTTTTTCACTGTAAAACTCGATCGATAAGAAAGAAAACTGAATATATTTTGGATCTAAAATTGTACCAAGGGTCAGCATTGCATCGACTATGACTGCGGCACTGCTTGGATAGGAGGTGTCTGTGTGTTCTGCTTCTGTTACGATTTCACCTTTGCTAAAGTACCAGCGTCCCTCATCAAAAAAGTTTACAAGTGCGTCATTGACTAAAAGATTTGCTTTTGCAAGGTACTCTTCATTAAGTGTTGTTTTGTAAGCTTCAAGCAAAGCAGTAGCCAAATAGGCGTAATCTTCCAAAAAAGCACGAATTATTGGTTTTTCGCCTATGAGCGTCGCATGATAGAGATGATCGTCTATAAGCATCGTATCAAGAAGCGCTTGCAGTGACTCTTCGGCTATTTCAAAATATTTTGCATCAATGCGGCTTGCGATATACAATGATTTGATCATCATCGCATTCCAGCTAGTAATGATCTTTTTATCGATAAATGGATAGCATCTTTGTTTTCGCAGCTCTTTTAAGGTTTGTAAGGCTCTTTTACTTGTTGCACAAAGTTCTAGTTCTTCACTTCTTAGGATATTTTTTCCCTCAAAATTTCCAGATTTTGTAATACCCAGTTTTTGAAGTACAGTCTGGATTTCTTCATCGCTAAAACCATCCTCTTGAAGTTTTTGGACAACCTCATCATAGCTATAGACAAAATATTTTCCCTCAACTCCTTCACTGTCTGCATCACTTGCACTGAAAAACAGCCCCTTTTGGCTCATGTATTCGGCGATAAAATCGGCTGTTTCAAAAGCGATCTGCTTATATGTCTCATTTTTCGTTGTGTGGTAGGCTTTCAGATAGCTCTCCATCAACAAGGCATTATCATAGGCCATCTTTTCAAAGTGTGGTACAAGCCATTTCTCATCGACGCTGTATCTACAAAACCCACCATCCACAAGGTCTCTAAGACCCCCTTTGGCCATATTGTCCAAAGTAAATGTAGCCATATGTAACGCTTCTTTGTTTCCAGTTAGGCGGTAGACATCCAAAAGGGTATTGATGGTGGATGTGTGGGGAAATTTTGGTTTGCTTCCAAATCCTCCATGGTTTTGATCAAAAAATCGTTTCGTAGCTTCAACAAATTTTTGGGCAATGCTTTCATCGAAGCGTACAGCCTTTTGCGGGTTTGCCGGTTTCATGAAACGAAGAACCTCTTGTGCCTGATGTTCGATATCCTGCGGTTTTTTTTCAAAGACCTCTACCATGTTTTGAAGAAGCTGGATAAATCCTGGCATACCATATTTTGGTTGCAGGGGAATATAAGTTGCTGCATAGAAGGGTTTTTTATCTGGAGTCATAAATATCGAAAGAGGCCATCCCCCGGGTCTTTGATTGAGTAGCTGATACACCTCTTGATAATATTTATCGATATCTGGCCGTTCTTCTCTATCTACTTTGATACTGACAAAGTGCTCATTCAACACTTTTGCAGCTTCTTCGTTCTCAAAAACCTCTTTTTCCATCACATGGCACCAGTGGCAGCTACTGTACCCGATAGATAAAAAGATGAGTTTGTTCTCTTTTTTTGCCTTTTGGAATGCTTCTTCACCCCATGGATACCAATCGACAGGATTGTCTTTGTGTTGCTGTAAATAGGGTGATTTCTCATTTTCAAGTCTATTTGCCATAAATGCCCTTCATTAGTTTTTTTTATTTATAAAACATAAATAGTTTTAGGTTAAAATATTGCCAGCCTCACAAATTAATTGCAGGAGTTTTTCATGCGTTTTCTATTATACACCATTTTCATAGTTTCCTCGCTGTTGGCTTTTGGTTTTGTGGACCAGGAAGTCAAGATTGTCCCTGTTGAACAAGCCTACAAACCAAATCTACAAGTACAAAAAGATAAGATCAAAATAACTGTTCAGATGGCTCCCAAAGTCTATCTGTATCAAAAATATTTTAAGCTTATGCAGATTGAGCCGGAAAGAAAAGAGATTGCTATCAAAAAGTATCTTCCCAAACCGATAGAACTGCATGGAGAAAAGGTTTACGAGGGTAATCTTACTATTGCGATCCCAATACAGGAATTCGATACCGGTAAGATTAAGGTCGAATTTGATTATCAAGGGTGTAACGAAGTTGGCATCTGTTATCCTCCTCAGAAAAAAATATTTACATTTTCTATCCCAAATGCATCTCAAGAGAAAACAAAAAAGAGTGAAGAGCTCTCTGATGAGTTGTCGATAACACAAACACTAAAAACGCAGTCGATCGGTGTGATTCTTGCAACCTTTTTTGGATTTGGATTTTTGCTGGCACTCACTCCTTGTGTCTTTCCGATGTTTCCTATTCTTTCTTCGTTAATCGTTGGCGCGAAAAATATGAATACCAAAAAAGCGTTTCTCTATTCGGTTGTTTATGTATTGGCGATGTCTATTGCCTATACGATAGCAGGAGTGCTTGCCGGGTTATTTGGAGCAAATCTACAGGCAGCTTTGCAAAATCCTGTAGCGATTGTTCTGTTTGCCGCCGTCTTTGTAGCACTGGCTTTGAGTATGTTTGGGTTTTATGAAATAGGGCTTCCGGCTTCCTGGCAGACTAAAATAGCGCAAAAAAGTGATGAGGCTAGTCACAAGGGTGGATTAATCGGTGTAGCGATCATGGGTTTTCTTTCTGCATTGATCGTTGGGCCTTGTGTGGCTCCGCCACTGGCTGGAGCACTTATCTATATCGGTCAAACAGGCGATGCAATGCTTGGTGGAGCGGCTCTCTTTTTTATGAGCCTTGGGATGGGTATGCCACTGATATTGGTAGGTACTGGTGCTGGCAAACTCATGCCAAAACCAGGTGGATGGATGCAGGCGGTCAATGCTGTATTTGGCGTAGTGATGCTCGGTGTTGCCATCTGGATGCTGTCACGTATACTTCCTGATTCTATTTCTCTTTTCTTGTGGGCTATGCTTTTTATAGGAAGTGCAGTTTATATGAGAACTTTGGAAGGAATAGAAAAAGGTGCTCATTGGTTTGTGTATCTTAAGAAAAGCATTGGTATCGTTCTTTTTGTCTATGGGATCTTTTTGATGATTGGAAGTTTCACGGGAGCCAGCAACCCTTTGGATCCTTTGAAAGTTTTGAAAACGAAAGGAGCTATAACAGAGGTTTCAACATCACAAAAACCACTTTTTCAGGAGGTACAAAGCTTTGATGAATTTCAAAAATTATTGAAAAATGCCGATAAACCGGTTGTTTTGGATTTTACCGCAAAATGGTGCGCAAGCTGTAAAGAGCTTGAAGAGATCACCTTTGCAGATCCAAAAGTACAGGCTGCATTACGAAAGGAATTCTTGGCTTTAAGGCTAGATGTGAGCGACAACTCAAAAGAAGATAAAGCTTTTATGAAGCGTTTTGGCATTTTTGGTCCACCGGCGATTCTCTTTTTTGATAAAAACGGTAAGGAGATACGCTCTCTTCGTATTGTGGGATTTAAGAATCCTAAAGAGTTTTTGAGTATACTTGAAGAAGTAAAAAGGAGATACCGATGAAAAAGCTTTTAGTACTACTTTTTGCTGTTGCACTCTTTGCAGCAGAGTTTGATTGGATAGAATCTTACGAAAAAGCGCTCAAACTTGCTAAAAAAGAGCATAAACCGATCATGGTGATGATCAGTCAAAAAAACTGTATCACATGCCAATATATGGATGATGTGGCTTTTGAAAACGAAGAGCTGGCCGAATATGTCGAGAACAACTTTATTCCTTTAAAGATAAAACTTAAAGATGCTCCAAAATATAATCTCAAAGCATATGGAACACCAACATTTTACTTTTTAAATGAAAAAGGAGAGAGACTTACAAGAGCACTGGTCGGTGGCGCTACGGCAAA
This region of Nitratiruptor sp. YY08-10 genomic DNA includes:
- a CDS encoding methyl-accepting chemotaxis protein, which produces MANTVCNRRFFVCKSIKSKFIINLVLSIGAFLVTIGISYFIAINEIKDVMKQDINSVADALEKTINYIAKVMPEAINDPEFRKQIYKIKIGKSGYVYFVDKKGTFVVHFKKEGKNFAGHDYVDYIRTHPQGGIYEYVSAATGQHKIAAFRYIKPWGVWVVPGTNKADYYEQLKRKFFYLLIILGGIVIAVLIFINYITGTSILRPVERLDEVAKDIAEGEGDLTKRLPEESSDEIGIATMYLNRFIAKIAQTIQKTKDQLGNVVDVAQNIDKISTDLLNRAMEESKQANESVQLANEIKEKSQYNEAMAKEAREKILDATKKMDEVMENINEISKTIDVTSQTEESINKNFEILEKQIKEVEHVADIISEIAAQTNLLALNAAIEAARAGEHGKGFSVVADEVRKLAERTQKELEMITNIIKNIIDSIKKSHTFIDQNSKHMKSLVQKNQVSTTIIQQLSQNLNESAKKSEVSYANSVEISQTIESIAAKISHLAELSESNKSDINEIASLANELLQSTKDLEAMINHFKT
- the dsbD gene encoding protein-disulfide reductase DsbD, whose product is MRFLLYTIFIVSSLLAFGFVDQEVKIVPVEQAYKPNLQVQKDKIKITVQMAPKVYLYQKYFKLMQIEPERKEIAIKKYLPKPIELHGEKVYEGNLTIAIPIQEFDTGKIKVEFDYQGCNEVGICYPPQKKIFTFSIPNASQEKTKKSEELSDELSITQTLKTQSIGVILATFFGFGFLLALTPCVFPMFPILSSLIVGAKNMNTKKAFLYSVVYVLAMSIAYTIAGVLAGLFGANLQAALQNPVAIVLFAAVFVALALSMFGFYEIGLPASWQTKIAQKSDEASHKGGLIGVAIMGFLSALIVGPCVAPPLAGALIYIGQTGDAMLGGAALFFMSLGMGMPLILVGTGAGKLMPKPGGWMQAVNAVFGVVMLGVAIWMLSRILPDSISLFLWAMLFIGSAVYMRTLEGIEKGAHWFVYLKKSIGIVLFVYGIFLMIGSFTGASNPLDPLKVLKTKGAITEVSTSQKPLFQEVQSFDEFQKLLKNADKPVVLDFTAKWCASCKELEEITFADPKVQAALRKEFLALRLDVSDNSKEDKAFMKRFGIFGPPAILFFDKNGKEIRSLRIVGFKNPKEFLSILEEVKRRYR
- a CDS encoding DNA-deoxyinosine glycosylase, with product MKEIHPFEPFIDNESKVLILGSFPSFASFENGFYYGHLQNQFWKIIAAVFKQKVPDTLEEKKEFLKRHHIALWDMVKGCKRENSLDSSLSSIEVNDIEKILETYPNIQAIFFTGRKSQQLFEKHFSFLNIPRYYLPSPSPAYRAMSLEEKVQKWKKILDYIDEAASANKKKSAIVTSGKKTG
- a CDS encoding thioredoxin family protein, whose amino-acid sequence is MKKLLVLLFAVALFAAEFDWIESYEKALKLAKKEHKPIMVMISQKNCITCQYMDDVAFENEELAEYVENNFIPLKIKLKDAPKYNLKAYGTPTFYFLNEKGERLTRALVGGATAKVFLEKLKEIKEKYAH
- a CDS encoding thioredoxin domain-containing protein; this translates as MANRLENEKSPYLQQHKDNPVDWYPWGEEAFQKAKKENKLIFLSIGYSSCHWCHVMEKEVFENEEAAKVLNEHFVSIKVDREERPDIDKYYQEVYQLLNQRPGGWPLSIFMTPDKKPFYAATYIPLQPKYGMPGFIQLLQNMVEVFEKKPQDIEHQAQEVLRFMKPANPQKAVRFDESIAQKFVEATKRFFDQNHGGFGSKPKFPHTSTINTLLDVYRLTGNKEALHMATFTLDNMAKGGLRDLVDGGFCRYSVDEKWLVPHFEKMAYDNALLMESYLKAYHTTKNETYKQIAFETADFIAEYMSQKGLFFSASDADSEGVEGKYFVYSYDEVVQKLQEDGFSDEEIQTVLQKLGITKSGNFEGKNILRSEELELCATSKRALQTLKELRKQRCYPFIDKKIITSWNAMMIKSLYIASRIDAKYFEIAEESLQALLDTMLIDDHLYHATLIGEKPIIRAFLEDYAYLATALLEAYKTTLNEEYLAKANLLVNDALVNFFDEGRWYFSKGEIVTEAEHTDTSYPSSAAVIVDAMLTLGTILDPKYIQFSFLSIEFYSEKIYKYLPWSAKFVEDILRFVYQDRVIKANEKNLIQCIGSIDFVKYPFVLVKEEEMEGFMLCDRAKCFSQSNSCDSILKVIDE
- the grpE gene encoding nucleotide exchange factor GrpE, with the translated sequence MAEKKRAQEQQKVKEEQKMQNEQNECEELEKKLQECEEKYLRVHADFENTKKRLEREKVQAIEYSLEKFAQDLLPALDSLDMALAAVSHDNLNAEEAVQELKKGIELTIDQFIKAFNKHGIEVIEIEEGGEFNPHLHEAILQVDDAEKKAGQIVQVIQKGYKYKERILRPAKVSVAKGEE
- the msrA gene encoding peptide-methionine (S)-S-oxide reductase MsrA; translated protein: MSESAILGGGCFWCLEAIFQRVKGVKKVTSGYAGCRKPNPTYEQVCTGVTKCAEVVKIDFDPKSISYEELLHIFFAVHDPTQLNRQGADIGTQYRSVIFPLNEEQKESAKKVIQKLNPYFDNSIVTTIEDPGTFYEAEEYHQNYYNTHPEQGYCQMVIAPKIKKFMNRFQKYVK
- the dnaK gene encoding molecular chaperone DnaK; amino-acid sequence: MSKVLGIDLGTTNSCMAIYEGKEAKVIPNKEGKNTTPSVVAFTDKGEILVGDPAKRQMITNPKRTIYSVKRIMGMMCNEEKAQEAKKRLPYNIVDRNGACAVDVDGKVYTPQEISAKILMKLKEDAEAYLGQEITEAVITVPAYFNDAQRKATKEAGQIAGLNVLRIINEPTAAALAYGLDKKESEKIVVYDLGGGTFDVTILETGDNVVEVLATGGDAFLGGDDFDNRIIDWLVDEFKKETGIDLKSDIMALQRLKEAAENAKKELSSAMETEINLPFITADQTGPKHLVKKLTRAKFESLIEDLVEKTITIANNVLKDSGLSKNEVNEVVLVGGSTRIPLVQQKVKEFFGKEPNKSVNPDEVVAVGAAIQGAVIKGDVKDVLLLDVTPLSLGIETLGGVMTKIIEKGTTIPVKKSQIFSTAEDNQPAVTIHVLQGEREMAKDNKSLGQFTLEGIPPAPRGVPQIEVTFDIDANGILTVSAKDKATGKEQKITVTGTSGLSEEEIQRMIQDAEAHKEEDRKRKELVETRNQADALAYQTEKSLKEAGDAISADERAQIEAALNDLKNVLKDENATKEQIEAKVQALTQVSHKLAEAMYKKEQGQASGAEQGGAEQKKSGGDDDVIDAEVE